A DNA window from Rhineura floridana isolate rRhiFlo1 chromosome 11, rRhiFlo1.hap2, whole genome shotgun sequence contains the following coding sequences:
- the MEIOC gene encoding meiosis-specific coiled-coil domain-containing protein MEIOC isoform X3, with protein sequence MIATNCRIQAERNDYGSETDLYGLVSNILEEQDKSQPYFAEGACASNLKSVWPVSTTRFTDHPDLLSETKRPTDGVIPQQAFYGGETLPMSDKQFLHAGTVTLQQKVDDLYHGLTDIDLDEQWLYPSRNDHGSCYNIQNNENAKTPQFQDYSYVKACFAPQTSLLEAIKESGADTYTYGRDKVGPKGHDAQVHQKRAEMLLSQFSRYGESADYCRYLDYSHPNKAKHNTNANYSVQESKKLPSGTPELPALDTDNYSKLFQNKPAVQKKMDDVSSEQQNFTFQKTTGLMSEKQFVNENSFTPDFGLKSDFVLKSHTVVPGSGDFANAADNSEYFKSLNMLSTTPVTTSSGTNLRPTWINIQTKNSSSIPIRNQSTLIKLNNHLTAGSKGSNHSYDFSQLSSSNVTLSNNLLLQKYCQENPTVFSGFDFNDSNAADRVQSASHTEGLSKVGEESLFESIIDKKIKPSNGFCDNYSQQYGIIENVNKHNFQVKPPNGHYDAEEGQKHLDGLSQNTYQELLETQGHFSSHRQGSGDNNIVSNRVNRTQPSCFSNNFMMGDLRHSPSVPQLSSNRFPLKSTHPFGHSVIPLMDSYDLFSYDDLSHLYPYFNDMMYGDNSFTGFMPTFGFQRPMKTRSGSASELHIRLEECYEQWRALEKERKKTESALAKNYPGKKVSSTNNTPIPRLTSNPSRVDRLIVDQLREQARVVTLLGKMERLRSSPLHANISTALDKHLEAIHIVQSRRKDEIVNASHRQRQGAPRCQDDRDVFALALAIKEMCIATRKARTTLWCALQMTLPKTMPTSGPVEMEKALQELVQPQDKTYEQMNSGNPAIQRGETKKH encoded by the exons ATGATTGCTACAAATTGCAG GATTCAAGCTGAAAGAAATGACTATGGCAGTGAAACAGACTTATATGGACTTGTGTCTAACATCTTGGAAGAACAAGATAAATCACAGCCATATTTTGCTGAAGG GGCCTGCGCCTCCAACCTAAAATCAGTATGGCCTGTGAGCACAACCCGATTTACAGACCACCCTGACTTGCTGTCGGAAACAAAGAGGCCAACAGATGGAGTCATCCCTCAACAGGCTTTTTATGGTGGAGAAACTTTGCCAATGTCTGACAAACAGTTTCTGCATGCTGGTACCGTAACCTTGCAACAGAAAGTGGACGACCTTTACCATGGGCTCACTGATATAGACCTTGATGAGCAATGGCTGTACCCTTCCAGGAATGATCATGGCAGCTGTTATAATATTCAGAACAATGAGAATGCAAAGACACCACAGTTTCAAGACTATTCATATGTGAAAGCATGTTTTGCCCCACAAACCAGTCTTTTGGAAGCAATAAAAGAATCAGGAGCAGATACTTACACTTATGGAAGGGATAAGGTAGGTCCTAAAGGACACGATGCACAGGTGCACCAAAAGAGAGCTGAGATGCTTCTTTCACAATTTAGCAGATATGGTGAAAGTGCTGATTATTGTAGATACCTGGATTATTCTCATCCCAATAAAGCAAAGCATAATACAAATGCAAATTATAGTGTCCAAGAGAGTAAAAAATTACCAAGTGGAACGCCTGAGTTACCAGCCTTAGATACTGATAATTACAGCAAACTTTTTCAAAATAAACCAGCTGTCCAGAAGAAAATGGATGATGTCTCTTCAGAACAGCAGAATTTTACATTTCAAAAGACTACAGGACTCATGTCAGAAAAGCAATTTGTGAATGAAAATTCATTTACCCCTGACTTTGGGTTAAAATCAGATTTTGTCCTCAAATCTCATACAGTTGTCCCAGGGAGTGGTGATTTTGCAAATGCTGCAGACAACTCAGAATATTTTAAATCACTGAATATGTTATCAACAACCCCAGTAACTACTTCATCAGGCACAAATCTAAGGCCAACCTGGATTAACATACAGACTAAAAACAGTTCCTCCATCCCTATTCGGAATCAAAGCACCTTGATAAAGTTGAATAATCATTTAACTGCTGGTTCAAAAGGTTCCAATCATTCTTACGATTTTTCTCAGTTGTCATCAAGCAATGTAACTTTAAGCAATAATTTGTTGCTCCAGAAATATTGCCAAGAAAACCCCACAGTATTTTCTGGTTTTGATTTCAATGATAGCAATGCTGCAGACCGAGTTCAGTCTGCCAGTCATACAGAAGGACTGAGTAAGGTAGGAGAAGAAAGTCTCTTTGAGTCCATTATTGACAAAAAAATTAAGCCATCAAATGGTTTTTGTGATAACTATTCGCAGCAATATGGGATTATTGAAAATGTGAACAAGCACAATTTTCAAGTTAAGCCACCAAATGGTCATTATGATGCTGAGGAAGGACAAAAACATCTAGATGGACTGTCACAGAATACTTACCAAGAATTATTGGAGACTCAAGGTCACTTTAGTAGCCATAGGCAAGGAAGTGGAGACAATAATATTGTCAGTAATCGAGTGAATCGTACTCAGCCTTCTTGCTTTTCAAACAATTTCATGATGGGTGACTTGAGGCATAGCCCAAGTGTTCCACAGCTTAGTTCAAACAGATTTCCTTTGAAATCCACCCATCCTTTTGGACATTCCGTCATTCCCTTGATGGATTCCTATGATTTGTTCTCCTATGATGATTTAAGCCACTTGTACCCTTATTTTAATGATATGATGTATGGAGACAATTCTTTCACAGGCTTCATGCCAACATTTGGATTTCAAAGACCAATGAAAACACGGAGtgggtcagccagtgagcttcatattaGATTGGAAGAATGTTATGAACAATGGAGAGCTTTGGAGAAAGAACGGAAAAAG ACTGAATCAGCTCTTGCCAAGAATTACCCTGGGAAGAAAGTGTCCAGTACTAACAACACTCCAATTCCAAGACTGACATCTAATCCATCCAGAGTTGATCGATTAATTGTGGATCAGCTACGAGAACAAGCCAGA GTTGTGACTCTGCTGGGAAAGATGGAACGTCTACGAAGTTCTCCTCTTCATGCTAACATCTCTACTGCTCTTGATAAACACCTGGAAGCAATTCACATTGTGCAGTCCCGTAGGAAGGATGAAATTGTTAATGCTTCACATCGGCAAAGACAAGGAGCCCCCAGATGTCAAGATGACAGAG